One genomic region from Gossypium hirsutum isolate 1008001.06 chromosome D13, Gossypium_hirsutum_v2.1, whole genome shotgun sequence encodes:
- the LOC107937535 gene encoding protein GrpE has product MAVLLKTLPFKYTPLPPLSPSLRPISLNSPRPFYVCFKLRLPRTPGALRFSSSPSLRFVKLVPFASNGGETETAETQEEVEEPQIEDSSDGAVSVEEDTTGDESNDFEDAPSSTIVSLLQTYKEALASNDESKVADIEAFLNSIEDEKVDLEKKMASLSEELSIEKDRVLRISADFDNFRKRTERERLSLVSNTQGEVLENLLPVLDNFERAKAQIKIETEGEEKINNSYQSIYKQLMEILGSLGVEPVETVGNLFDPMLHEAIMREDSTEFEEGIILQEFRKGFKLRERLLRPSMVKVSAGPGPAKPEQGESSESTEKGESNEGGESSGSSETDPGTAETS; this is encoded by the exons ATGGCCGTTCTCCTCAAAACGCTGCCGTTTAAATACACTCCTCTTCCTCCTCTATCTCCATCCCTAAGACCCATTTCCTTGAACTCTCCAAGGCCCTTTTATGTCTGCTTCAAACTAAGACTTCCTCGTACACCCGGTGCCCTCCGGTTCAGCTCCTCTCCTTCTCTTCGGTTCGTAAAGTTGGTTCCTTTTGCTTCTAATGGTGGTGAAACTGAAACCGCTGAGACCCAAGAAGAAGTTGAAGAACCTCAAATTGAG GACTCTTCAGATGGTGCTGTCAGTGTTGAAGAGGACACCACTGGAGATGAGAGTAATGATTTTGAGGATGCACCGTCTTCAACTATCGTGTCATTGCTCCAAACATACAAAGAAGCTTTGGCCAGTAATGACGAGTCAAAAGTTGCCGACATAGAAGCGTTTTTAAATTCCATTGAAGATGAGAAAGTTGATCTTGAAAAGAAAATGGCTTCTTTGTCAGAAGAATTGTCAATTGAGAAGGATCGGGTTCTTAGGATTAGTGCAGACTTTGACAACTTTCGTAAGAGAACAGAGAGAGAACGCCTTTCATTGGTAAGTAACACCCAGGGAGAAGTGTTGGAAAATTTATTGCCTGTTTTGGATAATTTCGAGCGAGCGAAAGCACAAATTAAGATCGAGACAGAAGGAGAAGAGAAGATCAATAACAGCTACCAGAGCATTTACAAGCAGCTTATGGAGATTTTGGGCTCGCTTGGTGTAGAACCTGTCGAAACAGTGGGAAATCTCTTTGATCCAATG CTGCATGAAGCGATTATGCGTGAGGATTCAACAGAGTTTGAAGAAGGGATCATTCTTCAGGAATTTCGGAAAGGGTTCAAGCTCAGAGAAAGGTTGTTACGGCCATCAATGGTTAAAGTATCAGCTGGTCCAGGGCCTGCAAAGCCTGAACAAGGAGAGTCGTCGGAAAGTACAGAGAAGGGGGAGAGCAATGAAGGTGGTGAAAGCAGTGGAAGTAGTGAAACCGACCCGGGAACTGCAGAGACATCTTGa
- the LOC107940130 gene encoding F-box protein At5g07610 isoform X1, with translation MEVPYIANYKLVVQIIGVLSTMNPKLMISSAEKIGNNQDLLAQILLRLPAKSLIKFKCVSKQWLSLISNPHFCLSHTRHQGHEGFLHPTALLLKVQYVLSPEFHVVPLKHFSQVPFFHYISTPYLNILQSCNGLFVCETDDDDNNVSEYFICNPTTKQFKKLSFLQNPIKDGEFYVSLAFDPLQSPHYKIIVVREVLKNSLIFELDIYASESDGWKVATTIFETKEGDCIEFEDSVFCNGKLHWNSYGNQSLYLDVEKECLQMMPMPTPLRGNRLEIYRYFGESGGRLYLAATCHAYIDLDLYVHQMASDYSHWFLKHRLNMGDAMEVFPELNLGCHPFSSGFSGVSFVGSERKEEVKVVIWADGKIICYDFNDGAWKMIHDPGLGLKIGTPIEYFNHLHEQRFIPYKYFESVYVFEDM, from the coding sequence ATGGAAGTTCCATATATAGCCAACTACAAACTTGTTGTTCAAATAATTGGGGTACTTTCAACAATGAACCCTAAATTGATGATCAGTTCTGCGGAAAAGATTGGCAACAACCAAGATTTGTTAGCCCAAATTCTTCTTAGATTACCCGCTAAATCACTGATCAAATTCAAGTGTGTCTCAAAACAATGGCTTTCTCTCATTTCAAATCCTCACTTTTGTCTCTCCCACACTCGCCATCAAGGTCATGAAGGGTTTCTCCACCCTACTGCTCTTCTCCTCAAAGTTCAGTACGTATTATCACCCGAATTCCATGTGGTTCCTTTAAAACATTTCAGTCAAGTCCCCTTCTTTCATTACATTTCTACTCCATATCTCAACATACTTCAATCTTGTAATGGATTGTTTGTTTGTGAGACAGACGATGACGATAATAATGTGTCTGAGTATTTCATCTGCAATCCAACTACTAAGCAATTCAAGAAGCTATCTTTTCTTCAAAACCCCATTAAAGATGGTGAGTTTTATGTTAGTTTGGCTTTTGATCCTCTTCAATCTCCTCATTACAAGATTATTGTTGTTCGAGAAGTGTTGAAAAACTCTTTGATCTTTGAGCTGGATATATATGCGTCCGAATCTGATGGTTGGAAAGTAGCCACAACTATTTTCGAAACCAAAGAAGGAGATTGCATTGAGTTTGAGGACTCTGTTTTCTGTAATGGGAAACTTCATTGGAACAGTTATGGAAACCAATCATTGTATTTGGATGTAGAGAAGGAATGTTTGCAGATGATGCCAATGCCAACGCCATTAAGAGGGAACCGTCTTGAGATTTATAGGTATTTTGGTGAGAGCGGTGGGCGTTTATATCTTGCTGCGACATGCCATGCTTACATTGATTTGGACTTATATGTTCATCAAATGGCAAGCGACTATTCACATTGGTTCTTGAAGCATCGTCTGAATATGGGCGACGCCATGGAAGTTTTCCCGGAGCTGAACTTGGGGTGTCATCCATTTTCGTCTGGGTTCTCTGGTGTGAGTTTTGTTGGATCCGAGAGGAAAGAGGAGGTTAAAGTTGTGATATGGGCAGATGGTAAGATAATATGCTACGATTTCAATGATGGGGCATGGAAAATGATACATGATCCAGGACTTGGTCTCAAAATTGGCACTCCAATTGAGTATTTCAATCATTTACATGAACAAAGGTTTATTCCTTACAAATACTTTGAGTCCGTGTATGTATTTGAGGATATGTAA
- the LOC107940130 gene encoding F-box protein At2g40925 isoform X2 produces MEVPYIANYKLVVQIIGVLSTMNPKLMISSAEKIGNNQDLLAQILLRLPAKSLIKFKCVSKQWLSLISNPHFCLSHTRHQGHEGFLHPTALLLKVQYVLSPEFHVVPLKHFSQVPFFHYISTPYLNILQSCNGLFVCETDDDDNNVSEYFICNPTTKQFKKLSFLQNPIKDEKECLQMMPMPTPLRGNRLEIYRYFGESGGRLYLAATCHAYIDLDLYVHQMASDYSHWFLKHRLNMGDAMEVFPELNLGCHPFSSGFSGVSFVGSERKEEVKVVIWADGKIICYDFNDGAWKMIHDPGLGLKIGTPIEYFNHLHEQRFIPYKYFESVYVFEDM; encoded by the exons ATGGAAGTTCCATATATAGCCAACTACAAACTTGTTGTTCAAATAATTGGGGTACTTTCAACAATGAACCCTAAATTGATGATCAGTTCTGCGGAAAAGATTGGCAACAACCAAGATTTGTTAGCCCAAATTCTTCTTAGATTACCCGCTAAATCACTGATCAAATTCAAGTGTGTCTCAAAACAATGGCTTTCTCTCATTTCAAATCCTCACTTTTGTCTCTCCCACACTCGCCATCAAGGTCATGAAGGGTTTCTCCACCCTACTGCTCTTCTCCTCAAAGTTCAGTACGTATTATCACCCGAATTCCATGTGGTTCCTTTAAAACATTTCAGTCAAGTCCCCTTCTTTCATTACATTTCTACTCCATATCTCAACATACTTCAATCTTGTAATGGATTGTTTGTTTGTGAGACAGACGATGACGATAATAATGTGTCTGAGTATTTCATCTGCAATCCAACTACTAAGCAATTCAAGAAGCTATCTTTTCTTCAAAACCCCATTAAAGATG AGAAGGAATGTTTGCAGATGATGCCAATGCCAACGCCATTAAGAGGGAACCGTCTTGAGATTTATAGGTATTTTGGTGAGAGCGGTGGGCGTTTATATCTTGCTGCGACATGCCATGCTTACATTGATTTGGACTTATATGTTCATCAAATGGCAAGCGACTATTCACATTGGTTCTTGAAGCATCGTCTGAATATGGGCGACGCCATGGAAGTTTTCCCGGAGCTGAACTTGGGGTGTCATCCATTTTCGTCTGGGTTCTCTGGTGTGAGTTTTGTTGGATCCGAGAGGAAAGAGGAGGTTAAAGTTGTGATATGGGCAGATGGTAAGATAATATGCTACGATTTCAATGATGGGGCATGGAAAATGATACATGATCCAGGACTTGGTCTCAAAATTGGCACTCCAATTGAGTATTTCAATCATTTACATGAACAAAGGTTTATTCCTTACAAATACTTTGAGTCCGTGTATGTATTTGAGGATATGTAA